tctttttttaattgtGCGATTTTGGTTAATTGTTTTGGATGATTTTGTTTaatattacatttttttaaactaaCATTAgttaaaaattctaacaggactagacagggtagatgcaagaatgaTGTTCCCAGtggtgggcatgtccagaaccaggggttcgGAGGAtgaagggtagaccatttaggacagagatgagaagtaatgtcgtcacccagagagtggtgagcctgtggaatttattaccaccgaaagtagttgaggctaaaacattgtatgtttccaagaagcagttagatatagcacttgggcagaaggagatcaaaggatatggggggggggggggaaggcgggattaggctattgagttggatgatcagccatgatcataatgaatggtggagcaggctcgaaggaccaaatggcctcctcctgctcttattttctatgtaaaACTGGAAGTGGGCTATTTCAGTTCCTGTTACAGATTTTGTACATTTTAATTTCTCACATGAGCTCAACCCACCCGTCTTTGAGAATTAAGATTGAGCCCTGAGAGTCCAGCTCACCGCGTTAATAGCTTCAGAGGTTTCTATGTCAATATTGAATCAAAGTTTTCTCCTTGCGTTATTCTCATCTGCCATCCTCCACACCCATCTGCCATCCTCCACACCCGTAACTTACTAATTCACCATTGTACCTTTGGCTGAAATTAGCTTTTACAGGCAAGAAATTGAAACAATTCAAATTTCTAGCCTTCTTCATACAGACAACACTAGCATCAGGTGACACAATACCAATATATTGTTTGGCAATAACGTTTTTTAAttatttggtttttaaaaaaaagagaaaaaaaacaaagaccaGAGGTTGCACTAAGCAGCCATTGAAGATTACAGCAACATTACTACTGTCAATTAAGGAAAAAAATAGCACAAACACCTTCATAAAACAATTTTTACCAACTGTGAATACTGAATGTGCCTCAAATGTGACAAATACCCAGCTGAGGTGGTGCTGCTGTGTCAGGTTTGACAAAGGCTATAAAAGAGTAAAAGAATGCTAAACATTTGTATACCCAGAAGGTGAGATACATGAACTTTATGGAGGAAACATGATAGACTTTCCACTTCTCCCTATGGCTAAGCCAAACATTAAGCAACCTCCAAAATCCATCCAATGTAGACGACTACTGACCTTGCTCAAATTTTAAATCTatggtagcatagttgttagcacaattgcttcacagctccagggtcccaggttcgattcccggcttcggtgactatgtggagtttgcacgttctccccgtgtctgcatgggtttcctccgggtgctccggtttcctcccacagtccaaagatgtgcaggttaggtggattggccatgctaaattgcccttagtgtccacaattgccctttgtgttgggtggggttactgagttatggggatagggtggaagtttgggcttgggtagggtgctctttccaagagccggtgcagactcgatgggccaaatggccttctgcattgtaaattctatgaaacatgatTCCACCATGAATACTGCACGTACACATAGATCATCTTCCAAGGATTCAAACCTGCTACTTTTGTCCTACCTTCTCCTTGCTGCGCCAAACCAGCTTTGAGAATATTCATTAAAAATCATAGGCAGCTTAAACAGCATTAGGGCCGATATTTAAATAGACCTGGGATTGTCTGGCTTATGGGCTACCAGTGAATATTGTGGAGTGAAGCAGTAACTCCAGAATGGCACTGAAATAAAATACTAATGTTGCTGAAACTTGACCACAAGAACCAGTTTGCCAGTGGTAGAGGATATCTGCAGTTAAAACAGGTTTCCCCCAACAATATCCTAAAATAATGATTCTGACTGAAATTGGCTTCCTTTCAACCAACAGATACCCATTTGCCAGCCCAAATGTCAAAACAGTGCCAGCTGATTACTGTCCGACACAGCTCTTATTGGGCAGCATCAGATAGGAACTACTATTTTCCTTGCAAGGAGAACCAGAAGAGCCAGGTCTGTATTGCCATGAAAACGTTCAAGGGCCTCGACTGCTTCTTGCTGAGTAAATCCTGATCTTCTTATTCGTTCAACATTCACAGCTGGGAAAGTCCGGTTTGATAAAGACGGGGAACGCAGTTCCAGAGGACTATCCAAAAAATGTCTATCAGACGGATTCACGTTTGCTTCCATGGTCCCTTCCCATGTTATCGGAGCAGGTGAAACGTCTGTGACCTCTGAAGGGCATGGTACATTATCTGTCATCACTTGTGAATGTGCCCCACTACTTTGTGACATCTTTGCAGCCGCTGCAGTGTCAGCTGTATATACCATGCTCTCTACCGATAATTCCTGTGTCTGCAATGGTTCCTCAGGGGGAGAAACTTCCATTTCCTTTGTTAGATCCTCGGACACAATAATAAAAGCTGCAGCCGTATCCTTTGTTTCTTGTATACACATCTCCTCAGATTCAACTCGCGTCACATCCGAGCTAAGGTTTGCTGGAAATACATTAGAGCATTCCACACTGTTGTCACTTTTAGGAGAAATTTCAGAATTAGCTGCAAATAAAGGTTCTCTTTCCATTTCCACAGCAACAGTTTCCAGCTCTGTGCTAACACACATGCTGCTCAAAGCATCATTATCTGAACATTCTTCATACACTTCCATTAGTTGAACACATTCCTCTTGATTTGTTGTGTCTGCCTGATCGCTGTCCGCTGAACCGGCTGGTGTCTTCCAGGAAGCTTTCTGACATGAGGTGACTAACTCGCGATGCAGTTCAAATAAAGTAGCTACAGGGGAGAAGTGTGAATCAGAATCTGATGCCTGATCCTGCTGATAGGAAGACTGTTTAATCTCAGTAAACAAATGTACCTCTTCATGCTTTTTATCGGCATTGAGGGCAATTTCAGACTTTTCTCTTGCGTAGCTACTTGTAAACTCaacaggtacatccacctgagcaATAGAAGTGATTGAACTTCCACGTCCATCTTCAAATTCCTGATCTGAAACATGGACTTTCTCATTTTGAGAATTGCTTTCTGTTTTTTTAGATGCTGAATGTCTAATTTCCTCAATTTCATCGCCACAGGATTCAATGTTGCCAATTAAAGAATCCAATGATGGTCTTTCACCAGTCTCAATTTTCCTTTGCCAGCTGCATAGATCTTCTTCAGCTATTTCAAGGCTCATGTCTGATGGCTCAGTGACTTGCTGCACTTGGCTGCCTGGCTCATTCATCTGCTTTCCAGTTTCAATGGGCTGCTGCACTTCATCGGTGTTAGAAGGAGGATCAGAAAGGATTAGTTCAGATGACGATGGCTGGATTAACCTGTCAGCAACACCCTGTTCAGGCACTGGATCACAAACTGGTTGTACAGCTGAAGAAATCTCTCCAACTCTTCTTAGGGGTGATTCCTCCAAACCTTCATTGCTTCTGCTATCCTGCCGAGTTTTGGTTTTAAAATTTGGAACAGAGTGTTCTTCCTGTGCAGCGTCACCCATTTCCATGCCAACCTCGGGTGGACTCAGGTCTGACAAGACACGTTTTGGCAGTGACTCGTCATCAGTATCGGAAGTTGAATGTTTCAAGAGGCTCTGTGAGCTACAATTAATGCTTTCACACCGTGATATGTGCTTTTTCCTTAATGATGCCTGAGAAGGAGCAGACAGATTAGCAGGAGACAGAGGAGTCAATAAACTGCCCAAAGATCCTGACAATGTCTGTTTTTCTGCCTGTGTTTCCATGCACTCCGGAGTGACCTGAACGTTTTTTACACCTGTAAGTTCAAACTTGTTCTGGCTTTGTGAAGGAAGGCTAGCAGGGACGGAAAGTGAACGGTCCAACTGACTTTGAGTTTGGGGGGCTTGAGATTGGTCACTTCTTGTAATGGGAAGAGGGAGATGAAGATGATGAGGTGCTGGTAATGAAGGGCTTTCCAATGAGGTAGTTTTGCCATTTTCTTTccctaaaataaaaaaaagaaaatttgagTACTAGATTACAGCTATACACATTGTATTCCAAAGTATCTTGTACCAAAATGACCCAGCAGTTCCAATATCGTTGTTTTATTGTTTCTATTCATTACAAAACCAGCACCACATATACAATTTAAAAAATGTGGGTTACTGATTAAGCTGCTTAATGGCCACTTACAGGAAGTCAGTTGCAGTTTTCCAGGAAGCCTTCAGGTTCCCAAAGGCTGCAGAGGCCAGTTTAGCCACCTGGAGATGGCCTCTCGGCAGCAGACAGGAGGGTCAGTGCTCCAGGCGGGCTGAGATGCACTTGTTGCCTGTCTGGGTGCATCAGCCCCCAGGGCTGCCCCTCTGCAGTGGTGACTTGGCTGCAAGAGCCATTTTTTAGTTTAAGTTTTTATATTTTGGAGAGAGTATCTTCCATTTTTTATGTGCCCTCTCCCTCACTTGCCGATCACTGCAACCTGCTGTTGTTTCCAATCTGGAAgatctcttagaacatagaacatagaacagtacagcacagaacaggcccttcggccctcaatgttgtgccgagccatgatcaccctactcaaacccacgtatccaccctatacccgtaacccaacaacccccccccttaaccttactttttttattaggacactacgggcaatttagcatggccaatccacctaacccgcacatctttggactgtgggaggaaaccggaggacccggaggaaacccacgcacacagggggaggacgtgcagactccacacagacagtgacccagccgggaatcgaacctgggaccctggagctgtgaagcatttatgctaaccaccatgctaccctgctgcctcttaTTGGCCCTCCAGCTTCTAGAGCCTGCTCATTGCCCTTAATTGAATAAGCTCACCCTCTGGCCAACAATTGGCTACTCAAGGGAAAATCACAATAAGTGGCTGTTTCCCCAGAGTGTGGGCTTCTGATCCACATTTGAGCCTGACAGCAGGGTTCAGAAATCCACAGGAAAATTCCGGCTCATTGTAACAGGAAAGTTCAAATGAACGGTGCTTAATTGAATCACAGATGCTTGTAGTTAGTGATCAACCCTGCTCCAACCTAGTCTCGGCCATAATTACTTGAAGGCTGACTGTTAGGTGGTGAGTGCAAGCAGCATTGGATCTTAAAAAGTGAGATTATGCATCAGTAAATTGTGGAATACTTATTATAGGATGCACATTATTGTAGGATGTAAAACATTTGTTAGTAGAGTGTCACACAGAAATGCAAATATCCTAACATGTGACAGGCGATTTTTCGAATTTCCAGATGAGCAACAGAACCACAAGCCAAGTATTAATTCAGAGGTTTTCAGTGTGTTAACCTAACATACCTGTGCTAACTTTATATAGGAGCAGGTGAACAGACAGGAAGCCAAGAATTGTGCAGatgttacaccaaagactggagatagatgggtaactgtaagagggactgggaagaagaagcagtcagtgcagggaccccctgcggtcgttcccctgagtaacaagtataccgttttggatacttgtggggggggggacttaccaggggtaagccatggggtacgggcctctggcacggagtctgtccctgttgctcagaagggaagggggcaaaggagtagaacattagtaattggggactcaatagtcaggggcacagataggagattttgtgggagcgagagagactcacgtttggtatgttgcctcccaggtgcaagggtaagtgatgtctcggatcatgttttccgggtccttaagggggagggggagcagccccaagtcgtagtccacattggcactaacgacataggtaggaaaggggacaaggatgtcaggcaggcctttagggagctaggatggaagctcagagcgagaacaaacagagttgttatctctgggttgttgcccgtgccacgtgatagtgagatgaggaatagggagagagagcaattaaacacgtggctacagggatggtgcaggcgggagggattcagatttctggataactggggctctttctggggaaggtgggacctctatagacaggatggtctacatctgaacctgaggggcaccaatatcctggggggggaaatttgttagtgctctttgggggggtttaaactagttcagcagggggcatgggaacctggattgtagttttggggtacgggagattgagagtatagaggtcaggagcacagatttgacttcgcaggagggtgccagtgttcaggtaggtggtttgaagtgtgtctacttcaatgccaggagtatacaaaataaggtaggggaactggcagcatgggtgggtacttgggacttcgacgttgtggccatttcagagacatggatagagcagggacaggaatggttgttgcaggttccggggtttaggtgttttagtaagctcagagaagggggcaaaagagggggaggtgtggcgctgctagtcaaggacagtattacggtggcggaaaggatgctagatggggactcttcttctgaggtagtatgggctgaggttagaaacaggaaaggagaggtcaccctgttgggagttttctataggccacctaatagttctagggatgtagaggaaaggatggcggagatgattctggaaaagagcgaaagtaacagggtagttgttatgggagactttaactttccaaatattgactggaaaagatatagttcgagtacattagatgggtcgttctttgtacaatgtgtgcaggagggtttcctgaggacaggccaacaagaggcgaggccacattggatttggttttgggtaatgaaccaggccaggtgttagatctggaggtaggtgagcactttggaaacagtgaccacaattcggtgacctttacgttagtgatggaaagggataagtataccccgcaaggcaagagttatagctgggggaagggcaattatgatgccattaaacatgacttaggatgtgttggttggagaagtaggctgcaagggttgggcacactggatatgtggagcttgttcaaggaacagctattgcatgttcttgataagtacgtaccagtcaggcagggaggaaggggtcgagcgagggaaccgtggtttaccaaagaagtggaatctcttgttaagaggaagaaggaggcctatgtgaagatgaggcatgaagtttcagttggggcgcttgatagttacaaggaagcgaggaaggatctaaagagagagctgagacgagcaaggaggggacatgagaagtctttggcaggtaggatcaaggaaaacccaaaagctttctataggtatgtcaggaataaaagaatgactagggtaagagtagggccagtcaaggacagtggtgggacgttgtgtgtggaggctgaggagataagcgagatactaaatgaatacttttcgtcagtattcactcaagaaaaag
The sequence above is drawn from the Scyliorhinus canicula chromosome 16, sScyCan1.1, whole genome shotgun sequence genome and encodes:
- the ddi2 gene encoding protein DDI1 homolog 2 isoform X1; this encodes MQSWPRHYTDRQRNLDASITDACCTFAAPEDDHSPGKENGKTTSLESPSLPAPHHLHLPLPITRSDQSQAPQTQSQLDRSLSVPASLPSQSQNKFELTGVKNVQVTPECMETQAEKQTLSGSLGSLLTPLSPANLSAPSQASLRKKHISRCESINCSSQSLLKHSTSDTDDESLPKRVLSDLSPPEVGMEMGDAAQEEHSVPNFKTKTRQDSRSNEGLEESPLRRVGEISSAVQPVCDPVPEQGVADRLIQPSSSELILSDPPSNTDEVQQPIETGKQMNEPGSQVQQVTEPSDMSLEIAEEDLCSWQRKIETGERPSLDSLIGNIESCGDEIEEIRHSASKKTESNSQNEKVHVSDQEFEDGRGSSITSIAQVDVPVEFTSSYAREKSEIALNADKKHEEVHLFTEIKQSSYQQDQASDSDSHFSPVATLFELHRELVTSCQKASWKTPAGSADSDQADTTNQEECVQLMEVYEECSDNDALSSMCVSTELETVAVEMEREPLFAANSEISPKSDNSVECSNVFPANLSSDVTRVESEEMCIQETKDTAAAFIIVSEDLTKEMEVSPPEEPLQTQELSVESMVYTADTAAAAKMSQSSGAHSQVMTDNVPCPSEVTDVSPAPITWEGTMEANVNPSDRHFLDSPLELRSPSLSNRTFPAVNVERIRRSGFTQQEAVEALERFHGNTDLALLVLLARKIVVPI